In one window of Saccharomyces paradoxus chromosome VII, complete sequence DNA:
- the VSB1 gene encoding Vsb1p (similar to YGR125W): protein MGRTIRRRRSNSSLSEAISVSLGINQDSSVNKMHRASVSAMSPPLCRSYMSGFFTGGNSPMINNMSDSKLPVSNKQHPKVIHGSENLHRQTAQLSNEFCSSSVEENSPTIKDYMDIIDSGDRKDDQSMRTIEENIDEEYSDEYSRLLLSPASSNLDDGRNRGLQDGSVSELEDGYVSGYQSLRPPHNLRFRPRNLWHLCTSFPSKFAHYLPAAVLGLLLNILDALSYGMIIFPITEPVFSHLGPTGISMFYISTIISQAVYSGGWSSFPSGIGSEMIEITPFYHTMALAVKEALAGNDDEIITTTIFCYVISSMLTGVVFYVLGKLRLGKIVGFFPRHILIGCIGGVGYFLIITGIEVTTRVAKFEYSWPFFSGLFTNYDTLAKWLLPVLLTVVLIGTQRYFKNSLVLPSFYILTLVLFHFVVAITPTLSLDTLRQAGWIFPIANSDSKWYDHYRLFNVHKVHWSLVLQQIPTMMALTFFGILHVPINVPALAMSLQMDKYDVDKELIAHGYSNFFSGLLGSVQNYLVYTNSVLFIRAGADSSFAGFLLIALTICIMIIGPVIISFIPICIVGSLIFLLGYELLVEALVDTWNKLNKFEYLTVVIIVFTMGIFDFVLGIIVGILIACFSFLVDSTKLQTVNGEYNGNVAKSTVYRDYVQTKFLDGIGEQIYVLKLQNLLFFGTILSIEEKIERLLQISNKDATKRRIKYLILDFKNINADNIDYSAAEGFNRIKRFTETKRIKLIISSIKERDRIYNAFNNVGLLNDVELFADLNSALEWCENEFLFQYKQLRKKAKERLEERKQNNVVSAVIAATQNKKIDSVGNSLNGGGSRDAVRNLMSLPTNTPRNYQMLSVAQNVFANDEQAVKNFKKEYKDDEPVLPILLFALKQYRPDIMSEVQKVREKEIKFWAQLCPYFTRRRLASQSLLLHADNIFFLVETGMLKATYELPQGTLYEIFSNGTCFGKIIAPGNAMPREQKLTIETETDSVLWVIDSSSLKKMKEENLSLYVEVALMVMCIKDTRFKELLGYTLVSA from the coding sequence ATGGGAAGGACTATTAGAAGGCGCAGGAGTAATTCTTCGCTTTCGGAGGCCATATCAGTGTCTCTGGGAATAAACCAAGACTCATCTGTAAACAAGATGCATAGAGCAAGTGTTAGCGCAATGTCACCCCCGTTATGCCGTTCGTACATGAGTGGATTTTTTACCGGCGGAAACTCACCTATGATCAACAATATGTCAGATTCAAAACTTCCCGTCTCGAACAAACAACATCCTAAAGTAATACACGGATCAGAAAATTTGCATAGGCAAACTGCCCAACTCTCCAATGAattttgctcttcttccgtggaagaaaattctcCAACAATTAAAGATTATATGGACATTATAGATAGTGGTGACAGAAAAGATGATCAATCTATGCGCACTATAGAAGagaatattgatgaagaatattcaGACGAATACTCGAGATTGTTACTTAGCCCAGCATCATCTAATCTCGATGATGGTCGAAATCGTGGACTACAGGATGGTTCGGTGTCGGAATTAGAAGATGGTTATGTGAGCGGATATCAGTCACTTCGTCCCCCGCATAATTTAAGATTCAGGCCAAGAAACTTGTGGCATTTGTGTACGTCATTTCCTTCCAAATTTGCACATTATCTACCTGCAGCAGTATTGGGTTTGTTATTGAACATTTTAGATGCCTTATCTTATGGTATGATCATTTTTCCAATTACCGAACCTGTTTTTTCTCACTTAGGACCGACTGGTATATCCATGTTTTATATCTCCACCATAATATCACAAGCCGTGTACTCCGGAGGCTGGTCGAGTTTTCCTTCGGGAATTGGGAGTGAAATGATTGAAATCACTCCGTTTTATCATACAATGGCACTAGCTGTAAAAGAGGCACTAGCAGGTAATGATGACGAAATcataacaacaacaatctTTTGTTATGTAATAAGTTCTATGCTCACAGGTGTCGTTTTCTATGTATTAGGTAAACTACGACTAGGAAAAATAGTAGGGTTTTTCCCACGACACATATTGATCGGCTGTATTGGAGGTGTTGgttattttttgataattaCAGGTATTGAAGTAACAACGAGGGTCGccaaatttgaatattcatggccttttttttcggGGCTGTTCACGAATTATGACACTTTAGCGAAATGGTTATTACCTGTTCTATTGACTGTAGTTTTAATCGGTACTCAACGCTATTTCAAGAATTCGCTAGTTTTGCCAAGCTTTTACATCTTGACACTAGTTCTGTTCCATTTTGTTGTTGCAATCACTCCAACATTATCTTTAGATACTTTGAGACAAGCTGGATGGATCTTTCCGATCGCTAATTCAGATAGTAAGTGGTACGACCACTATAGATTATTTAATGTCCATAAAGTTCATTGGTCACTAGTTTTGCAACAAATACCAACAATGATGGCGCTGACATTCTTTGGTATCCTACACGTTCCTATAAATGTGCCCGCATTGGCCATGTCGCTCCAAATGGATAAGTATGATGTTGACAAAGAACTGATCGCGCATGGTTATTCAAACTTTTTCAGTGGATTATTAGGATCTGTCCAAAACTACTTGGTATACACTAACAGTGTTTTGTTTATTAGAGCAGGTGCTGATTCGTCATTTGCTGGTTTCCTTTTAATAGCTTTGACCATATGCATCATGATCATTGGCCCTGTCATAATATCATTCATTCCGATCTGTATAGTGGGCTCTCTGATTTTCCTACTGGGTTACGAGTTATTGGTAGAAGCGCTGGTCGATACGTGGAATAAATTGAACAAGTTCGAATATTTGACTGTTGtaattattgttttcaCGATGGGtatctttgattttgtcTTGGGTATTATCGTTGGCATCTTAATCGCATGTTTTTCGTTTTTGGTCGATAGTACGAAATTGCAAACTGTTAACGGTGAATATAATGGGAACGTCGCAAAAAGTACGGTGTATCGTGACTACGTccaaacaaaatttttagatGGTATCGGTGAGCAAATATATGTTTTGAAACTCcaaaatcttttgttttttggAACTATTTTAtctattgaagaaaaaattgaaagattgTTGCAAATAAGCAATAAAGATGCGACAAAACGgagaataaaatatttaatattggactttaaaaatatcaatgcTGATAACATTGACTATTCTGCGGCAGAAGGTTTCAACAGAATTAAAAGATTTACGGAAACCAAAAGAATTAAACTAATCATATCTTCAATCAAAGAAAGGGATCGTATATACAACGCCTTCAATAACGTGGGGTTGTTAAACGATGTGGAATTATTTGCTGATTTAAACAGTGCATTGGAATGGTGTGAAAATGaatttctctttcaatataaacaattaagaaaaaaggcgAAAGAAAGACtggaagaaagaaagcaaaataaTGTTGTGTCTGCAGTAATCGCAGCCAcccaaaacaaaaaaattgattcaGTGGGGAATAGTTTGAACGGGGGAGGCAGTAGAGACGCTGTCAGGAATCTAATGTCACTACCAACCAATACTCCTCGTAATTACCAAATGCTTTCTGTAGCACAGAATGTATTCGCAAATGACGAACAAGCGGTGAAGAATTTTAAGAAGGAGTACAAAGATGATGAACCTGTCCTACCtatattgttatttgcATTAAAGCAGTACAGACCCGATATAATGTCCGAAGTTCAAAAGGTaagagaaaaggaaatcaaGTTTTGGGCACAACTGTGCCCATATTTCACCAGGCGCAGATTAGCAAGTCAATCACTTTTACTACATGCAgacaacatttttttccttgtagAAACAGGTATGTTGAAGGCAACATATGAATTGCCACAAGGTACCTTGTAC